The genomic stretch ATACTTTCCTTACCCAATCAATGCCCGCAAGAAATTACCGGTTAATGTAAAAAGTCAAATAGCAAGTGTGTATGCATGTATTGCTGATAAGATTTCACAGAGTGGTAATTGTAATTCTCCGATGATTGTGCGGTGCATTTGATGCAATTGATTCTTGGATTATCTTGTGGTGATAGATATATGATATTGTACCCAGAACAAAAGGCACCAGCATAATGAGCATTTGCGGATGAAATCCTCCTGTTGAAATGCCGCTATAAACTGCTCCAGTTAAATCAAAAAAGAATCCGGCATAAGCCCATTCTTTTAATCTCGGAAATCCGGGAATAAGCAAGGCAACCACACCCAGGAGTTTTGCCAGGCCAATGAACGGAAGCATGTACAGCGGATAGCCTAGCGAGTGAAATATATCCACCCACTCCTTTGTTTTAAAGATGTTCGGGATGGCTGAGGTGAGCATGAACGCGCCAAATAAACATGTACTTATCCAAAAGATAATCTTATGATTCCTGTTAGAAGCAATTTTCATGTGCTTTACATTAATATGTTTTTTCCAAATAAAATAAGTATTCCACTATTCTTAATGACTTTCCGTGTACTTTTTAAAATTATCAAGTATAGCCTGCCACCCTTTTTGTTGAAAGTCAATTGGATTTTTCGTCTCGGGGTCAAAGGTTACTGTTACTTCTGTTTGTCCGTTTATTTCTTTAAACTCAACGGTTGCAAACCGTCCTCCAAACTCGTAAGTAAAGTTTTCACCCGGATGGATTTCTGTATAAACAGCATCAAAGTCAAATCCAAAACTTCCATCCTTGGCCTCCATTCGTGCAACATAACGCCCGCCTACTCTCATATCATTTGTTGCTGAAGGGCAATGCCAGCTTGGATCGGCAAAATTCCACTTTGTGATGTGTTCTGGTTGGGTGTAATAGTCCCAGGTTTTCTGCTTATCTGCAGCAATCATTGCTTTGACGGTTATTCTTTTGTGTTCCATACATTTTGAAATTTTAATATTTTATACATTCACATTATACGAAAAAATTTTCAGCGTTAAACCAAATTTCATAATCATTCGATCCTTCCCTAATTTAATAATTAATCTCAATATTGAAAGTCTACAATAATTAGTAATTTTTCTTCTTAAAGTTAAAAGAGTCAGGTAAATAATGAGTAGGCTAAGGAGTTTTGCTTTTACCAATAAGCATCCATGATGTCCCAAATTTGTCACGAAGCATCGCAAATCGGGCTGCAAAAAATGTCTCTTCCATCTTCATAAAAACCTCTCCGTTATCAGAAAGCAAATCGTAAATTCTTTCTGCTTCTTCAATTGTTTCTATCTCTAACGTAAGATAAGCACTTCGCATGGGTTCAGCGTTAGGGATGTCAGCACCAAGTAAAGCCGTTTCTCCAATTTCTAATCTTGCATGTAAAACAGCATCTTTCCAATTGTCAGGCACATGAGCTGTTCCAGGTAGCTGATGGTGATATAACATTGTTGTAATTCTACCACCTATATGTTGTTCATAAAATCGAAAAGCTTCTTCACAAACACCCGGGTAGTTTACATAAAATTCAAGTTTAATGGAAGGTTTTTGGTTCACATGATATGCTATTTTTAATTAAAAATAATATACAACTTTGTTAAAAAGTAATCCTACTTCTTCAGTTACCTCTCTTTCAGGAAGATGTCTGGCTGTAGTCGATCATCCATTCAATGCCATATTTATCTCTGAACATTCCAAAATATGAACCCCATGGGCTGTCTCCAAGAGGCATTTCAATTTGTCCACCCACCGAAAGCATATGAAATAATCGATCAGCTTCTTCTTTGCTTTCTGCACTGATTACAATTTTACTTCTGTTTTCATTTTCATTTGTTCGACCTAGTATCTCAGGTACATCATTACCCATTAAGACTGTTTTACCAATGGGCAACGCGATATGCATTATTTTATTAGCTTCGTGTTCCGCAATTGGAAATCCAGCACCGGATAAATCTTTAAAACGTATTATTTTTGAGAATTCTCCACCAAATGCTGATTTGTAAAAATTAAATGCCTCCTCGGCATTTCCGTTGAAATTAATGTGAGGATTAATTTGTGCCATTTTATTAAGTTTTAAAGATGAATATTGATACTGTGATGTGTAGATTGATCCATCATAAGTTACCTCTCTTTCAAGATGATGTCTGGCTGTAGTTGATCATCCATTGTACACCAAATTTATCCACGACAATGCCATAATAATCGCCCCAGAACTGATCCTGCATGGGCATCTGCACTTTTCCACCTTCGCTCAATGCCTGAAACAGGCGATCAGCTTCTTCCCGGCTGTCGGGCGAAAGCAAAATGTACAGGTTATTTCCGGTAATCAACCGATGCCCCATAGAAGGCAGTGTATCACTGGCCATCAGCATCAGTCCGTTTCCGAGTGAAAGGGTTACATGCATCACCCGCTTTTTTTCTTCCTCCGATAGGTTATCCATGCCCGGTACATTGCCCATGTACATGATACCACCACCTGCAAACTCACCTCCGAATACAGATTTTTAAAACAGCATAGCCTCTTCGGCCTGTCCGTCGAAATTCAGATAAGGAATAACAGCTTTCATACGTATTTCATTTTTTGAAAAACTTATTGTAATCACATGTGTGTACAAACTTAGTTGCTTTCATTTCAATTTTACAGGTGCAAAAAAGGCATTTTAATGGGCCGATTGCGTCAAATAATGTATTTTCGTTTAAAAGCAGGTTGCATGAAACAAGTTACGATACTGGTTACCTATGGATGTAACCTGTCCAGTGTGGATAATCCCCGGCAGGGGTTTCTGGAAGCCAACTATTGGCTGGAAAAACAGGGCCATTCACCTATGTTTCAGGTGCAACTGGCAAGAGCCGAAAAAGAGGTGCAACTCGAAAACGGCATGTATACCATCCGTCCTGATGTGCTGATACAAGATGTTCATCATACTGATCTGGTTGTGATTCCGGCTTCTTCCGGAAAGCCTGTAAGAAATGTCCTGGAAGAAAATAAAATTTTTATACCCTGGATTATTCATCAATATCAGCAGGGAGCGGAAATTGCCAGTCTTTGTCTGGGCGCTTTTCTGCTGGCAGCCACGGGTTTGCTGAATGGGAAAGCGTGTTCCACACACTGGAAGGCTATGCATGAGCTGGAAAAATATTTTCCGGAAGTACAATGCATTACCGACCGCATTCTTACCGATACACAGGGAATATATACCAGTGGCGGAGCATTTTCTTCAGCCAACCTGATTTTGTATCTGATCGAAAAATACGTGGGCAGAGCCGCTGCAATCTATTGTGCCAAGATGTTTCAGATTGATATAGACCGTAGTTCCCAATCGGCTTTTATCATTTTTGATGGACAAAAAGATCATGCCGATGATCTGATCCGCAAAGCACAAGAATACATTGAAAAACACTATACGCATAAAATCACGGTCGGACATTTATGCCAGATATTTTCCTTAAGCAAAAGAAATTTTGAACGGAGATTCAAACAGGCGACATCCAACACTGTTGCTGCATACATTCAGCGTGTGCGGATTGAGGCTGCCAAAAAATACCTGGAACAAGGCAGGTATAATGTAAATGAAGTGATGTATGAGGTGGGATATCAGGATCATAAAGCTTTCCGAAAAGTATTTAAAAAAATAACGGGATTATCTCCCTTGCAATACCGCAACAAGTACAACCTGCATGGATTCACCGCAACAGATGAACGGGTGGCAGATGGTGAACTGAATTAAAAATCTGCATGTATGTATGATACACTTTCTCCTTATCAGATACCTCCGCAAACGCGTATCGGGCACGTGCATCTGAAAGTTGCTGATCTGGAAAAATCGCTTGCTTTCTATCACGACCTGTTGGGTTTTGAAATTACCATGCGTTACGGACATCAGGCGGTCTTTCTTTCTGCCGGCGGCTATCATCACCATATCGGACTGAACACGTGGTACAGCCATCATGCTCCTGCTGCTCCCCTGCATACAGCCGGCTTGTACCATTTTGCTATCTTGTATCCCACCCGCAAGGAGCTGGCAAAGGTTTTCGCGCGATTGATAGCTGCCCGCTACCCCATCACCGGAGCCAGCGACCATGGCGTATCGGAAGCGATTTATCTGGACGATCCGGATGGCAATGGCGTGGAATTGTATTGGGACAGGCCTCGGGAACAATGGCCTGTACTGCCCGATGGCTCGCTGCAAATGTTTACCCGTGCACTGGATACAAAAGATCTGCTCAGCGAGCTGGAACAAGGCGAGGAAGGCTGAAATAAAAGTTTTTTCTGAATTTTGGTACATGCAGGCAGAAATACATAAGCTGGATATCTTGGCCATTGCGGCTCATCCCGACGACGTAGAGCTTTCGTGTGCAGGCACCTTGATGGTGCATGTGCAAATGGGCCATCGGGTAGGCATTCTGGATCTCACGGCCGGTGAACTCGGTACACGCGGAACTCCTGAAATCCGCGCGGCTGAAGCCAGAAAAGCTACTGAAATCATGGGCATTGAGGTACGGGAAAACGTGGGCCTTCCCGACGGATTCTTCCGCAACGATCAGGAACATCAGCTGCGGCTGATTCCCTTCATCCGCCATTTTCAACCCGATATTGTACTGACCAATGCCGAACGCGACCGGCATCCGGACCACGGAAGAGCTGCTCAACTGGTAGAAGACAGTTGTTTTCTTTCCGGATTAAGGAAAATTGAAACGCACTGGAAAGGCCATCCCCAGCAACCCTGGCGGCCTGCCCATATCTGGCATTTTATTCAGGATCAGGATCTGGAACCGGATTTTATTGTAGATATCAGTCCAGTGATGGATAAAAAGCTGGAAGCCATCAGGGCTTTTGCCTCGCAATTCCTGGCAAGCCCCGATGATCCGCTGCAGACGTATATTTCTACACCCGCTTTTTTTGATCATATTGTGCATCGGGCACAGATGTGGGGATACCGCATTGGAAGACCATACGGAGAAGGGTTTACCTCCCGGAAAAAACTAGGCGTCAGCCATCTGAAAGTGTTTCTATAACCTGATTATATGAAGAAAATTTGCCTGTTCGCTGTTTGCTGGCTGGTAAGCCTGTCGGCTGCAGCACAGCATTACCGCATTGACCGCAAGCTGCAACGTAAACTGGAAGCGCTGGTGAAGCCCTTTCAGGGAACCGTGGGGATTTATGTACACAAATTAGGCACAAACAGGGAAGCCGCTATCAATGCCGATTCCCTGTTTCCCACTGCCAGTATGATCAAGGTAGCCATTCAGGCAGTAATCTTTCAACGCATTGCCGACAGTCAGCTGCAATACCATCAGAATCTTTTATACCGCGATTCGCTCTACTATCCAGGCGTGGATATTCTGGGCATGGCAAAAGACAGCACACACATTGAGTTGAGCAAGGTGGTGATGCTGATGATTACCGAAAGCGACAACACGGCCGCACTGTGGCTGCAATCGCTGGCTGGCGGTGGTACAGCTATCAATCAATGGCTGGCTGATCATGGCTATCAATATTATCGCGTCAACTCCCGCACACCCGGACGGGAGGCTGCCTATCGACAATATGGCTGGGGACAGACCACCCCACGCGAAATGGCCCGATTTCTGGTGCAACTGAGAAAAGGCGAAATCATTTCACCGGCAGCCAGCGAACGCATGTATCGCAATCTGTGCCATATTTACTGGGATGATGTGGCGCTTTCGCAAATCCCACCCTATGTGCAGGCAGCATCCAAACAAGGGGCCGTGGATGATTCCCGTT from Thermoflavifilum aggregans encodes the following:
- a CDS encoding SRPBCC family protein, with protein sequence MEHKRITVKAMIAADKQKTWDYYTQPEHITKWNFADPSWHCPSATNDMRVGGRYVARMEAKDGSFGFDFDAVYTEIHPGENFTYEFGGRFATVEFKEINGQTEVTVTFDPETKNPIDFQQKGWQAILDNFKKYTESH
- a CDS encoding DoxX family protein, whose amino-acid sequence is MKIASNRNHKIIFWISTCLFGAFMLTSAIPNIFKTKEWVDIFHSLGYPLYMLPFIGLAKLLGVVALLIPGFPRLKEWAYAGFFFDLTGAVYSGISTGGFHPQMLIMLVPFVLGTISYIYHHKIIQESIASNAPHNHRRITITTL
- a CDS encoding VOC family protein, yielding MNQKPSIKLEFYVNYPGVCEEAFRFYEQHIGGRITTMLYHHQLPGTAHVPDNWKDAVLHARLEIGETALLGADIPNAEPMRSAYLTLEIETIEEAERIYDLLSDNGEVFMKMEETFFAARFAMLRDKFGTSWMLIGKSKTP
- a CDS encoding VOC family protein is translated as MAQINPHINFNGNAEEAFNFYKSAFGGEFSKIIRFKDLSGAGFPIAEHEANKIMHIALPIGKTVLMGNDVPEILGRTNENENRSKIVISAESKEEADRLFHMLSVGGQIEMPLGDSPWGSYFGMFRDKYGIEWMIDYSQTSS
- a CDS encoding VOC family protein; protein product: MDNLSEEEKKRVMHVTLSLGNGLMLMASDTLPSMGHRLITGNNLYILLSPDSREEADRLFQALSEGGKVQMPMQDQFWGDYYGIVVDKFGVQWMINYSQTSS
- the bshB1 gene encoding bacillithiol biosynthesis deacetylase BshB1, encoding MQAEIHKLDILAIAAHPDDVELSCAGTLMVHVQMGHRVGILDLTAGELGTRGTPEIRAAEARKATEIMGIEVRENVGLPDGFFRNDQEHQLRLIPFIRHFQPDIVLTNAERDRHPDHGRAAQLVEDSCFLSGLRKIETHWKGHPQQPWRPAHIWHFIQDQDLEPDFIVDISPVMDKKLEAIRAFASQFLASPDDPLQTYISTPAFFDHIVHRAQMWGYRIGRPYGEGFTSRKKLGVSHLKVFL
- a CDS encoding serine hydrolase, which translates into the protein MKKICLFAVCWLVSLSAAAQHYRIDRKLQRKLEALVKPFQGTVGIYVHKLGTNREAAINADSLFPTASMIKVAIQAVIFQRIADSQLQYHQNLLYRDSLYYPGVDILGMAKDSTHIELSKVVMLMITESDNTAALWLQSLAGGGTAINQWLADHGYQYYRVNSRTPGREAAYRQYGWGQTTPREMARFLVQLRKGEIISPAASERMYRNLCHIYWDDVALSQIPPYVQAASKQGAVDDSRSEVVLVNAPHGDYVFCVDTKNIADQSWTHSNAAWELIRQVSALLWHYFEPHDHWKQPAAYQQFMQE
- a CDS encoding GlxA family transcriptional regulator → MKQVTILVTYGCNLSSVDNPRQGFLEANYWLEKQGHSPMFQVQLARAEKEVQLENGMYTIRPDVLIQDVHHTDLVVIPASSGKPVRNVLEENKIFIPWIIHQYQQGAEIASLCLGAFLLAATGLLNGKACSTHWKAMHELEKYFPEVQCITDRILTDTQGIYTSGGAFSSANLILYLIEKYVGRAAAIYCAKMFQIDIDRSSQSAFIIFDGQKDHADDLIRKAQEYIEKHYTHKITVGHLCQIFSLSKRNFERRFKQATSNTVAAYIQRVRIEAAKKYLEQGRYNVNEVMYEVGYQDHKAFRKVFKKITGLSPLQYRNKYNLHGFTATDERVADGELN
- a CDS encoding VOC family protein gives rise to the protein MYDTLSPYQIPPQTRIGHVHLKVADLEKSLAFYHDLLGFEITMRYGHQAVFLSAGGYHHHIGLNTWYSHHAPAAPLHTAGLYHFAILYPTRKELAKVFARLIAARYPITGASDHGVSEAIYLDDPDGNGVELYWDRPREQWPVLPDGSLQMFTRALDTKDLLSELEQGEEG